In a single window of the Elaeis guineensis isolate ETL-2024a chromosome 8, EG11, whole genome shotgun sequence genome:
- the LOC140851104 gene encoding cytochrome b-c1 complex subunit 9, mitochondrial-like yields MGIWDGLYRVLMRRNSVYVTFVVAGAFFGERVVDNGVHKLWDYCNIGRVQDMLTLMTWVSHLVHLSVAKRRNLRIFQCWGKDSRNDSALRCNFLRLF; encoded by the exons ATGGGTATTTGGGATGGGCTCTACCGCGTCCTGATGCGCCGGAACTCTGTCTACGTCACCTTCGTCGTCGCCGGTGCCTTCTTCGGAGAACGG GTGGTGGACAATGGAGTTCACAAATTATGGGATTATTGCAACATTGGG AGAGTGCAAGACATGTTAACTCTCATGACTTGGGTTTCACATTTGGTTCACTTGTCTGTTGCCAAAAG AAGAAATTTGAGGATATTCCAGTGCTGGGGCAAAGACAGTCGGAATGATTCGGCTCTCAGGTGCAACTTTTTGAGATTATTCTGA